Sequence from the Methanosarcina siciliae T4/M genome:
CTTGCCGCAGTGTTACTCCTTCTGGCCCAGGCCTGGAATACGGCCTCGCCTGTCCTTCAGGAAGCGGAAGTTAAAAAACAGATCGAAACAGCCTCCCTTTCCCTTCTCTCAATCCAGGGTGGGTATGCCCGGGACCCTGCAGACAGGTACAGCCCCGAAGGCAGCATGTGCACCCTGAGCTTTTCGCTTCCGGCTTCGATAAGGTATGTCAGTTTCGGAGCGGACCCCGACCAGGAATGCAACGGCAACCTTACCGATTCCGGGTGGATTCCGGAAAACAACACCCTTATCTATCAGTACAAAAACGGAGTTAAGAAGAGGGTACTGATCGGAGGAACCCCGGTCCATTTTATAAGAGGTTTCCGGAATTCGGACGGCATATGGGTCCCTGCCGAAAGTCAGGACGAAAACCAGACCGCTTCAGGGCTCGGAAGTACTGGAGTGGTGATAGAATCCCCAGTTTCAGGGGAGTTTCTGTTCGAAATGGTCACCCTGGACGGAATAAGATATACAATGGCCAGGTTCTGAACAATACCGGTTCGGAAGATCAGGAACAAATCAGGAGTAAGAAATCAGTAACGCTCTTGAAGGTGCCCCATCGCAGCCCTCAATTTTGAGGGGAAGGCATAAGAAAAAATACATCCCGGCCTCAACTGAACTCAGGTCAAGGCATTCCACAATGTTCACGTTACTTGAAAGCAGCGTGTGATGGGCAGGCAGACTTTCGGAAGAGAGGCTATCCACGGAAAAACTATCGATTCCCACGGTTTTGAATCCATTTCGGACAATCCAGGCTGCACCGCTTGCATCAAGGTAAGCAAAACTCTCCGGTGACGCCTCAAGTTCCCTTCTCGGATCACTTTTTCCTGCCAAAAAGCCCAAAGTCTCAGAATATTCTTCTTTTTGGAAAGGAGCCTTTGTTTTCAGAAGGAGAATCGAAACCCCTGAACTGCTTTCGAGAACTTTCCTTTTGGAATAAACGTCCTCAAGAATTGAACCTGTCAACGCTCCGCCTCTCCGGGAAAAATCCAGAACAACTGCCTCACCCATAAGGCTTTCAATGTCCAGGCTGTCAACCGGAAGCCCACCTTTAAGGACATGAGACGGGGCGTCAACGTGCGTGCCCGTATGGCTCCCGAAAATTAACCTGGAAACTGCACAGCCATCCTTTTCGAGAGTGAGGGTCTTTTCAATTGAAGGCTCCGGGTCTCCGGGAAAGATTGGTGTAAAAGAAGAAATAGAGACTGTAATATCTATAACCTTTCCCTTAACCGGTATTTTTTCAGGAGAAAACATCTCTTCCGATCCCTTTCCTATCAATTCTTAGCTCATTCCATGTAAATAATGGACTTGTTAGTGCATACATCTATGCATTTCATGCAAAGGTTACATTTATTGGGATCAATTTTTGCAAGTTCGTTTTCTTCGTAAATGGCACCTACAGGACAGATGTCCCTGCACTTGCCACATCTTTTGCAGCCGAAGACTACAACATATCCATCCTTCTCTGACATCACTGAACTTTTGACATACATGGATATATTAGTTTCTGAGCCCTGAATTTCCAGTC
This genomic interval carries:
- a CDS encoding cyclase family protein — translated: MIGKGSEEMFSPEKIPVKGKVIDITVSISSFTPIFPGDPEPSIEKTLTLEKDGCAVSRLIFGSHTGTHVDAPSHVLKGGLPVDSLDIESLMGEAVVLDFSRRGGALTGSILEDVYSKRKVLESSSGVSILLLKTKAPFQKEEYSETLGFLAGKSDPRRELEASPESFAYLDASGAAWIVRNGFKTVGIDSFSVDSLSSESLPAHHTLLSSNVNIVECLDLSSVEAGMYFFLCLPLKIEGCDGAPSRALLISYS
- a CDS encoding DUF362 domain-containing protein, with the translated sequence MSEKDGYVVVFGCKRCGKCRDICPVGAIYEENELAKIDPNKCNLCMKCIDVCTNKSIIYME